A stretch of Oreochromis aureus strain Israel breed Guangdong linkage group 11, ZZ_aureus, whole genome shotgun sequence DNA encodes these proteins:
- the LOC116319801 gene encoding C3a anaphylatoxin chemotactic receptor-like — protein MGSGNISSAANPSSGLEAASRHIQTASIVIYCVIFIVGTLGNALVIYVTGFKMKKTVETVWFLNLAIADFLFTAFLIFAIISLSQGHRWPFGELMCQLNTFVTVVNMFASIFTLTAMSLDRYLSIWVVVWAHNKRTVCKARLICVGIWVIAVVCSTPYATFRTLVENHGAHYCGYPVTPEQKWSLHIFRFLMGFVIPFLVIFVSYVAIGIRTMRMSRTRRQRSRRIIFSIIFAFFICWLPLHVFNFIEIKAANNPDLWTIVRIMGPLTVSLAFLNSCLNPILYVFMCEEFMKKLRQSICFVLESALAEDHVSFLSTRSMSTFSSAAQKSDAAATSKRTDTANLKSYTESKVIDIDH, from the exons ATGGGGTCTG GTAACATCAGTTCGGCTGCAAATCCATCATCTGGACTGGAAGCAGCTTCCAGACACATACAAACAGCCTCCATTGTCATCtactgtgtgatttttatagTTGGGACTCTGGGCAATGCTCTGGTTATCTACGTGACGGGCttcaaaatgaagaaaacagtgGAAACAGTTTGGTTTCTCAACTTGGCCATAGCTGACTTCCTCTTCACGGCCTTCCTGATTTTCGCAatcatttctctctctcagggTCACCGATGGCCTTTTGGAGAACTCATGTGCCAGCTCAACACCTTTGTGACTGTAGTCAACATGTTTGCCAGTATCTTCACTCTGACAGCCATGAGTTTGGATCGTTATTTGTCCATCTGGGTGGTGGTGTGGGCACACAACAAGCGCACAGTCTGCAAAGCTCGGCTCATATGTGTTGGTATCTGGGTCATTGCTGTGGTCTGCAGCACTCCTTATGCCACTTTTCGCACTCTTGTGGAGAATCATGGGGCACATTACTGTGGTTATCCTGTGACACCTGAACAGAAATGGAGTCTCCACATTTTTCGCTTTCTTATGGGCTTTGTGATCCCATTCCTGGTCATATTTGTGTCTTATGTGGCCATAGGCATACGTACAATGCGCATGTCAAGAACAAGGCGACAGAGATCTCGCCGAATCATTTTCTCCATCATTTTTGCATTCTTCATCTGCTGGTTGCCCCTCCATGTTTTCAATTTTATAGAAATAAAGGCTGCGAATAATCCAGACCTCTGGACCATTGTTAGAATCATGGGTCCTCTGACTGTGAGTCTGGCTTTTCTGAACAGCTGCCTGAACCCCATCCTCTATGTTTTCATGTGTGAAGAATTCATGAAGAAGCTTCGGCAGTCCATATGCTTTGTACTTGAGAGTGCTCTGGCAGAGGACCATGTGTCATTTTTGTCCACTCGCTCCATGTCAACCTTTTCCAGTGCCGCCCAAAAGTCAGACGCTGCTGCAACTTCAAAGAGGACTGACACGGCCAATTTGAAATCCTACACAGAAAGCAAAGTGATCGACATCGACCACTGA